The Dioscorea cayenensis subsp. rotundata cultivar TDr96_F1 unplaced genomic scaffold, TDr96_F1_v2_PseudoChromosome.rev07_lg8_w22 25.fasta BLBR01001288.1, whole genome shotgun sequence DNA window CTCCGGTCCGAAGAGAAGTGCCCCTCGCACGAGCGGGAATCGCCGGACCACCACCGTGGGAGCAACGCTCAACCACGTTAACCTagattattctttctttttataattatatatatttattattattttctaaattattatCATGTATTTTCAAACTTTTTGAGTATCTTAAATCCTATAATCTattaaataaatcttaaaaTAATATCAGGTTTTTAAATCTATGCAAATACGATGAAGGTTAAATTGAgaatttgagatttaattaaaaatagaacaaaaataaaaaataataataaggttaTTTTGGTGGATTTGTAAATCAATTTTAAGTAAAACTGTTGAAAGGGGCTGGgtgataatattttctttaaatattgaaaaaagtaTCAAATATCCATTATGTTTGAtaaccaaaaattttaaatattcgaACATAATCCAGATCCTATAGCCTATAGGGATAAAAATTAATAGAGCTGGTAATAATTTCACCAATCAAAGAATACAAACAATGAATGGGAGATGGAAGCACTGACTAAAAAAAGGAGCTTCTCTTCATTCACAATCTACAATGGTTGTAAGAAGCTACATCAGTTTcaatctagaaaaaaaaaggaatcatGTTTGCTGTATTGCTGTAATCTTTCTGAGAAGAAAATTGAGgagaaaaatgaatgataatgtTGATTCTGAGTACTTGCAGGAACTTGAATGTGATTTCCAGGCATCTACATTAATGTTCTTCATCAACTCTTTGAACCTTTTAGCTCAAGGACTTGGCTTCACAGTGTTTAAGCATTATGCCCTGGGACTGATTTGATATGCAGTAAATTTACATCAATCTTAGTGAGAATTTGAATGGTCTCACAACTGACATTTCATGGTAATAGGTCATATTAAGGAATTGTGGCTCTAACTGATGATTAAGAGGATCATTCTGCAGCAGCCAATGTACGAGGAAAAATATATTCTGCAACACCACACCATAGTCCGAATGACTGTTATTCAGACTATGGTGTCATTCCCAGATGGTTTATTAGTAGTTGGACCCTCATTAAAAGTTTTTCATAAGTGGTGAAAGTTCAAATCATAAGGAGAGCAGTGTTAGTAGCGGTTGTAGACAGATGGTCCCAATGCCCACATGTGTGTAGGCCATGCATTTTTTAGTAGCATAATTAttcatcttgaaaaaaaaaaaaaataccatagtCTAGGCGTTTGGTTGTCAAGAGTGGATTTAGGGAGGAAGGAATATGAGTGACATGAGGGGAAGTGAAGTAGGAGTGAGAATAAAGAATGCGTTTAGTTGGTAAGGTttggagagtgtaatttattggaaatgaaaaaaataaaaaaagtaaatatgataaaattacactcatgctgtttatgcaaaacaaatactattgtatatataataatagcttatttttaattatattttttaaaaatattaaaaaatgtaaataattaattactaaaaataaatatttaactttataatactacaatttcattctaattttttagatttaagtaataatattattaattagctattaattacaaattaaattaaaaataattccaataaaagaagttaattataataattatttcttttgcaaagaacaacaatgtaataaaaaaatcaaaacaattaaaaacaacttataaaatatgatatatatatatatatgaccataTTAGTTATTTTCATATTCAAGTTACCCAATCCCCCCTCCCAAAATAATCCCCCCAAAAAATATGTTGCTAAAGTACCATCAATTATGTTCTCCATGGAGCAGTTATTAGCTAGAAATCTTGCCTTCACTTTCATCAGTAAAATTTGGCTTTACATCTTTTGGTTACCATATGTAAATAATTCCTCACCTGTTCTTAATTAGCTTAATAGTTCATATTGACAATCTAAAAAAAGGTATCACATTTGCATATACCCTGCACCATtcgtttgaaatatttttaagatcGCACTGTAGATAACATAACAAACTTAACATATTCTCacgcattttattttatttttgtgatgaaaaatcataaaacaaattatgtgaaataaatGCATCTTAACCTGGTATGCCAATttacacagaaaaaaaaatataaatttaaaaaatcaattagaataataattatatatatatatatattgtataaagTGTTAAGATATGCACAGGGGTGAAATTAAAAAGGAcacaccaatttttttttttttttgaaacagagattatttaaaatattttataaatatatgaatcaaAATCAACATTTATGGATGCAAACAAACCTATCAAAGTtgcatttaataatattattaataatcctATCAAAGTtgcatttaataatattattattaataataaacaaataaataaataaataaagtaccATATGTTATTCGATTCCAAACTTGTCTCGAGATCAGGACAATCGTCTTTGTGATCCTCTGCATACCGTTCATCATGCATAGAGATCCGTGACACAGCCCAAGGCTCGCACAGCCTGAAAGTTGGGAAAGCTCGGAGGTCATCGGAGGAAAGTGGAAGCCGACGACAATGGCGGATAAGCCGAGCAGAGCTCTGGTGCTAATTGGTGATGGCCACGCTTCTTGCGTCTCACCCTCGTATGCGAATCTCCACGCCTTCGCCTCCAGGGCCTCCTGTGGTTTCCTCTCCCTTCGAACTCCTATTCCATCTGGTACTCACTTCACTTCCCTTTTTCTATTCACTGAATTATGATTCCTTTTtgtttatggaaaaaaattggTGAGGAGATTGACGCCCATTTGATTTGGGGGTGATCCACTGACCATTTGGTTCAGGGATTTGGTGGGTTGATTGTAAATATTGAATCTTTGTTCCAATTGATTGGTTTTACTGTGATTGATCCTGCTTTTATTGGCTGGGCGGTAAGGAAGGTGGCGTCTTTATGGATTTTGTTATCCAATTCACTGGAAACATTCAGAAAGTTGGAATTTTTCTGGATGAGAACTCACGGCCTTGACATCAAGGCCATTCTTCACTTCGGAAGTATTGCGATCTCCTTCATTCTGGATTTTCCAtggctttttttgtttttaatctttagTATGATTCATTGCTGTAGTACTGCAACGATCTTCTGAATCTATACTTGGTGTCGTTAACTAAATTTATCAACTATGTGAATCAAATACTATGCTCATTTCATCAGTTTTATAAGTTTAGAGTTCTGTGTTTATGCAGTGTTTCTGGGAattcttgctttttttcttttttcttataggAAAAGGACTGTTGTTGGTGTTGAATGGCTAAATATATTCAGGACTCTTTTGGTTACTTCAAGCTAAAAGAAATGTAGGATTGGATTTCCTGGgcttttgcttatttttctctGTTGCATTTTTTTGTGGTTCAATTTCAGAAAGTGAAAATGATAGAGTGATCAGAGAATTAGCACAGCTGCTTGATGCATATGATTTCTATGTGAACAAGGTGAGTCTACACATCATGTTAGGTTTTTCAAAAGTTATTTACCTTTTACTTTGTTTACTGTTTCATGTCATGTATCTTGTCTTGGTATTGCAGCATGGAAACCATGGTAACGTCAATACTGATGTGAAAAAAGAGGAGCTTGTGTGTCCAACAATTTCTGAGAGGTGCAATGAGCTTGCCTGTAACACTAAATCGAATTATATATTTTCCGGACCGTATTTTTGTGCAAATTATGTGAGCATGGCACTGACATGCTTCCTTGTTAAACTTCAGGTTTATGGGTTTGAGAGCTGCTTTCATTACTAACTGCACTGATTCGGTATCATTTGCAAGAAATCTTGGTTTGAATGTTCTGCAACTTCATGAAATAGTTAGGCAAAATGAGTCCAGTGAACTGCTTCCTGAAGTCTCTGATGCTGTCATATCTAAGCTACTATTGCTTCTAGGTTTTTCAGGAGGGGATGTActagaaaaatatgattttgatcTAGTCTTCTTGCATGTTAGATTTACTGAAAAGTCAAAAGATCAGAAAGAAAAGACATTTATAAATAGTGATGTTGAGTGGCTCGACAAATTGGTTGGCGGGATCATGCAAACGGTGCATCCTGGATCACTAGTTGCCTCTCGTTTGCACTTCTCCATCTTGTTAAGTTATGGTATTGTTTCAAAGAATGATGAGAACTGTACTTTGGTTTTGAACTCTTCAACAGAAACAAATTCCGATCTGTCTTTACTTCGCCCTCGTCAAAGTTACACAATGAAAGGTGGAAGCATATTAAAGGACATCAGGTATATATGACCTTCCTGCATTTAGCTAAATTTGTAACAACTAAGGCATTTTGTTTGATTCATAAGGCATTTGTGTTTTATAGGCATCATCATCCTATCTTAGTTGCTCAGTTGCAAGAGGGAGTAACTCGTAGAGATATGGTAACAAAGTTTTCCTTTGAAGAATTTAAGAAGGTATGTCTCTCTCTTAATCTTCTAAGTCAACATGTTACTTAAAAAGGTGTTGCCAAATAAGTGATATTAGATTCAGATGATGTTTCTGAAAATTTGTTTAGCTGCTTTAAAGATGATTTGTGCAACAGTGAACGATGATGTTGCTATTAGCGTTGTGAACTTGTCAAATGGGGATAAGCAAGTTTTTATGGACTTCCTTGTCAGTATAATCATACACTCTGAAATATGTGCCACTTTACAGTCTTGCGCATGTGCGAAGAACTGGATAAGTATCTGATTTGTCCATAGAAgttgtagagagagagagagagagagagaaacacaTAGCATTTAGTGATGGAATGAAGAAGATTTTAACTGCTAATAGATTAGAGAATGTAGAGAATGcttgcttcttctttttgttgtttatatcgTTTGTAACCATGTCAAGCTGTAGTTTTGTTAGGGCCACAGGATTTGTAGATAGTGCGAGTATGCTAAGAAACATGTAATCTATTGATATCGATTGGCTTAAGTACATTATAAATAAGTTACCAAATTTGAAAACATGTGAGATTGGCTTTCTGTTATGGTTTAATTGTTCTTCGGATTTCTCTGGCCTCCACTATAATTGATTTACACACATTTCTTTGCATTTATGCAGGATGGGGCGAACCTCACTATACTCGCTGATAGGTTTCTGCACGAGGTGGCGTTCAAGCTCTGGAAAGCACCAAAGTATGGAGCCTGAGATTAAAATCACCTGACACTAAGGAGGACAACAAAATGCAGTATGAAATTACCCCTTGTTTATGAATAAAGCAAATTGAGGATGAGTTACAACATATTGCCTAAAGGCAAACAGCAGAATTTTCCGTTgtcaatgtcaaaagataaaatataaaagccGGTTTCTTCGGCATGTTGTGTATCTAGATGAGTTCAACAACCGCAAGTTGGTTTCGTAGACAATGAGATTCTATGTTGTGAGCATCTTGAATTGACTACCTTGACTCCCCCTCAAGGCAAGCTTCTCTTTAATCTCTTAATAGAATTCCTTCTGTTTTATGGACGCTAGCTTGCATGCCGTGAAAGACAAAGTTACATCATTCTTATACTTAGAAACTCTCATGACGTATTGCTTGCACGCTTACTGAACCTTGTATAACCATTGTTACTATAAATATCTAGAGGCCTACTAAAAATCACATGAAGATCTCTTCCTTTTCACCCCTTATTATTCTTTGTCCTTGGCCTCAAACTCACTCATTGCTTGCACGCTTACTGAACCATTTAACTATTGTCACTATAAATATCATAGAAGCCTACTAAAATTCACATGGAGGTCTCTTCCTTTTCACCTCTCATTACTCTTCAGCCTCGACCTCGACCTCATT harbors:
- the LOC120256117 gene encoding uncharacterized protein LOC120256117; this translates as MADKPSRALVLIGDGHASCVSPSYANLHAFASRASCGFLSLRTPIPSESENDRVIRELAQLLDAYDFYVNKHGNHGNVNTDVKKEELVCPTISERFMGLRAAFITNCTDSVSFARNLGLNVLQLHEIVRQNESSELLPEVSDAVISKLLLLLGFSGGDVLEKYDFDLVFLHVRFTEKSKDQKEKTFINSDVEWLDKLVGGIMQTVHPGSLVASRLHFSILLSYGIVSKNDENCTLVLNSSTETNSDLSLLRPRQSYTMKGGSILKDIRHHHPILVAQLQEGVTRRDMVTKFSFEEFKKDGANLTILADRFLHEVAFKLWKAPKYGA